Proteins from a single region of Candidatus Rokuibacteriota bacterium:
- a CDS encoding translation initiation factor IF-3 has translation MNEGIRVREVRVVSADGEQLGILPITQALELARQRDMDLVEVAAEAAPPVCRIMDFGKYKYTQARRQKEARKKQTTIVVKEVKLGPKTDTHDFDFKAKHVRRFLEEGNKAKVTVRFKGREMAHTELGWKMLSRMSEIMSDMAVVESHPRMEGRMLSMILSPKAH, from the coding sequence ATCAACGAAGGGATTCGCGTGCGGGAGGTGCGGGTGGTGAGCGCCGACGGCGAGCAGCTGGGGATTCTCCCCATCACCCAGGCGCTCGAGCTGGCCAGGCAGCGCGACATGGATCTGGTGGAGGTGGCGGCCGAGGCGGCGCCGCCGGTGTGCCGGATCATGGACTTCGGGAAGTACAAGTACACGCAGGCCCGTCGGCAGAAGGAAGCGCGGAAGAAGCAGACCACGATCGTCGTCAAGGAAGTCAAGCTCGGGCCCAAGACGGACACGCACGACTTCGACTTCAAGGCCAAGCACGTGCGGCGCTTCCTCGAGGAGGGCAACAAGGCGAAGGTGACGGTGCGGTTCAAGGGACGCGAGATGGCGCACACCGAGCTGGGCTGGAAGATGCTGAGCCGGATGTCCGAGATCATGAGCGACATGGCGGTGGTGGAGAGCCACCCCCGCATGGAGGGGCGCATGCTGAGCATGATCCTGTCCCCGAAGGCCCACTAG